GTTCCACACACATAACGTCATGTTGCGTGTATGGATATAGCATGCACGTTGTGTTTGGTGGGCCTCCTAGGATGATACTATGCATTTACTAGCAGAAATGCTAGATCAATATAGTGTCGGTTCTGCGACGTTTCATGTGGATCGCACAGACGGAGCGGATGCATTGTGTCATGGGGAGCTCAATGACGACGATCTTGTGATGCTTTTGGAGCTTTCCAATGGGTTCCAAGGGCCCAGGGAAAGGATGAAAATAGTTGGCCGTTGCGGGTGAGTTCTTCGGCGGCCATTTCTGAAGAAAGAAGGAGTTGGTATAACGAAAGTACTCGTCTAATCGGTAAAATCCGGTGAGCAATAAAATCTacaaaaagtaaaaataaaaaataaagattCATTTTATTGGTAACAAACATTGATTTTTTTCTTGAATACGCACGAGTGTGTGTATCATTCATTAAAGAAGAAAGGGGGTAAGAGCCCCAAATCCACGGTTACAAGCTTATTTACATGCGGAATTAATCCGTCACCACCCTAATTTCCTACAATGGACTACTCGCTTGCATCCCACACTACTTGTTCCACCTCGAATCATTCTGTGTCACCTTTGAACAATCCCGCCTTCGCCCAAAGTCTACCATCGTCCTGTATACGTTGGATGGTGCGAGCGACCGAAGGCGTCGCTCCATTGAAGACCACATCATTCCTCTGCTTCCATATCATCCACATCCCAAGGAGGCACTTGGCCTTGTGTGCACGCCGGCTGCTCGTGGTCCCGTCCTGTCTCATGGACCATTGCTCTAGCGATTCATTTTGCTTGGGTTCGAAGTCCACCCTCTTGGTTATACGGCCGATGGCCAACCAAATCTACCTCGCGGAGACACAATCCATCAGCAGGTGTTGCATGGTTTCCTCATGTTGGTTGCACATAGGGCATGAGTCTTGGTGAGGTAATCCACGTCGAGCGAGTCTATCCGACGTCCAGCACCGTTGCGGACACTTCCCATCCCATAAACGGAGCCGCATAGGCCAATCGAGCCGAGAACTTGCCGTTCTGTTCCCACATCCACCTTATCGAGTCCTCCACATCGTCAGCTAATTGCACATCCGCGATCCTCGGCCAAAGTTTTAGGAACTCTTCCAGAGCTTCCGGTGCCAGCTTAGTGCCAATGTCACCGGTCCAATCATTGTTTCTTATTGCTTCCGCTACCAGCTTAGATTGTCGCACTCTCTTCGGCACGCGGTTGTAGATCCGCGGGGCCAGTTCACAAAGGCGGAAGCCGCCGATCCATCTATCCTCCCGGAAGAGGGTGGTTTTTTCGTTGCCGACCATCGCCCGCGCCGCCGCATGGACCATTGCTTGCGTGTCTGATGGCACCGCGATAGAGAATTCTGCCCATGGTCTTTCCTTGTCAACCTTTTGGAGTCACGGCCATCGAGCTTGCAAGGCTTTGTTCATCCAGAACAGATTTGGTAGCCCCAGACCGCCAGCCCACTTGGGGGCGTACATACTTCGTCCCACGCGACAGCGCAACACCCACCTCGGGCCTCTTTCTTCCCTCACCATAAGAAGTTCCTGCAGATCTTGGTGAGCGCCGATAGTGTCTTTCTCGGCAGATCCATAGCCATCATCGAGTGCACCGGGATGGCACAAAGTACTGATTGAATCAACATGAGTCTGCTGCTCTTTGGCAACAAAGCTGCTTTCCACATTGGTAGGCAATCCGCAACCCGGTCCACCATATCCTGCAACTGTGCCTCGGTGGGTTTCCTTATCGTGAGTGGCATCCCCAGGTACTTGCACATGAATGTGGAGTTCACGCAGCCAAGGGAAGTAGAGATCAAATCCATCTCCTCCTAAGAACAACGAATCGGCAAGGCCACACTCTTGGCCATGTTGATAACTAGTCCTGAGGCCTGCCCAAACAATCCTAGGATTTCTTGACACGTGCTTGTTTCCAGCTCATTTGGCTTAAAGAATACCACCACGTCATCTGCAAACATAGACACCCACTGCTGCAATCTAGTCCGCGCAAGTGGTGCCAACAATCCTTGCTCCGTGGCATACTTAAACATGACATGTAGTGGCTCCATACATAGAATGAAGAGCACATGTGAGAGTGGGTCACCTTGCCTTAAACCCTGACAAGCAAGGATCGGTTTGCCTGGTATTTCGTTTACCATGATCCTCGTGGAGGAAGTTGCGAGCAGCCCACATATCCATGCAATCCACTTCTCTCCAAATCCAAATCTTCTCAGGACTTCAATGACAAAAGGCCAACTAAACGAGTCAAATGCTTTGGTAATGTGCATGCAATCTCCGTGCCTTGCATTGAACGAGCATGAAGTTGTCATGCAGGGAGCGCCCCTTGACGAACGCGCTTTGGTGCTGCCCGATGAGCTTTGGTAGATCCTCCGCAAGTCTAATTGCAAGAACTTTGTCAAATATTTTGATCAGCCCGCTAACGAGGCTAACCGGCCGATACTCCTTGATGTCCATCGCTCTGGCCCTTTTTGGTAACGACGACACCAGGCCCTAGTTAATTGCAGCCATGCCCCGCATATCCTCCATGTGGAAGTGATCAAGAGCCCTCATGAAATCTACCTTGATGATGTGCCAACATGTTGCGTAAAACCTACCAGTGAAACCGTCTGGACCCGGCGCTTTATCAAGAGGCATACCCTTGATGGCCTTGTGCACTTCCTCTTCCGTGAACGGCGCCTCTAACCTTGCTAAATCTGGAGATGGTAAATAAAGTGCATCCAGGTTAATATTGGCGTCCCTAGCCCCTGCTGTGCCAAACAGGCCCTGGAAATAATCATCCACCACGTCCGCTATCCTCTCCTGCCCTGTGAATACTGCGCCATTGTGCTGCATAACTGTTATGGAATTCTTCCTTTGCCTATACTTCGCGTGACGTCGAAAGAAGGCCGTGTTGGCATCCTCAACTTTCAGGTGAAGCAGGCGCGATCTCTGTCTCGCGATCATTCGCTCCAAAGAGCACAGCCCCAACAATTTCCTCTTTAACAGTTTATGGAGTCCATGCTCCTGATCGGATAGATTCCTAGATTCTGccgccacctccaaccgtgagaTGATCTCCATGGCCAAGGCAATCTGAAGGCGGGTGTTTCCAATCGAGCGGTCACTCCAACTCTGCAAGGCCTTCGCCGTGACACGCAGCTTGTTATCCAACATTGATGATTGTTCCATCTGCGTGCATAGAATGACAATCATGGCTCTTTTGGAAAAAACAAAATTGATGCTCCAAAGAGAGTGCACGCACGTGAAACACTCATCAATGTTTATAAAAAAACAGAACTTTTAACTTTTTCGGATTTTACTATTCACCCAAGTAGTGTGAGCTTGGAATCGGAAACTCTGTGTGCATGTTATACACATATGTATGCTCAGCGGAGTGGCAAGCGTTCCCGAGCTCGCTGAGGTCCTGGGATCCTCGAGTTTATTTCTTTGTTGCGCTGACAAGTGGGATCCACATGTCATAGACGGACCATTGGAAATTTTTATCATAGGTTGACAAGTGGGACCCATCTGGTGCCAAGGAAAAATGTAATAGGTTGACAAACGGGGCCCATCTGGCGCCATGTAGGAATAATAAAATGGTTGCAGAGGTAATACAGTGTCACGTCAACTCATTTATTAATGTTTACGAATGAGGACAACCTGTGGCAGCCCCCGAAGCACTAACACGACCCAAGATATGGGTGAGTTCTCGTGATCTCCATCCTACTCCCTCACTTCCTCCAAATTCCTCGACCCCTACCGTCTCGATCCCGTTCACGCTCTGATCCGAAGGCCGATGCAGCTCTGGCCGATTGACAATGCAGGTTCGGGATCGTTTCTTTTAGCGCCCACTCTTGGAAGAATCGGCAGCGTGCCATGCAGATCGAACCCGGCCGAGATCATGGGATGCTTGCACAGGGCTCGCCAAGATTGCTATTCTGAACTTTTTTGTGAACAAAATGAAGAGTGGGACAGGATCTGCACTTGTGCTAATATAAAATATACTTGTGTAGTTGCAGGTTTTGTTTTAAAAATCCAATTGTTGTTTATCTTTTTTCGCTCAAAAATGATTACTAATTATGACATTGATTTTATTTCTTCTGGATGTTGTATATTCTTGGATTGAAGGGACTCCCTGATAAGGTGAAAGATCAGGTTACATCTTCATGTCGTTCTATACTTGTTTACCTGATTACTTGATGGATAATTTCACATGGATAAACTAAAAATATTTAGCCAGGTTTAGATGATGCAATCAGACGAAGAATGACGAGGGGCTTGTACAGATTTCTTGGGAGAAGACAACCCAAATTTTGGCATTGGTCGTAATTTGGTAGTTCTTCAGGTGAGTGACACATTCATTTGGAGAAGCACGAGCTGGAATCAGACACCTATTTTTTTAATGTTTGCTGCTTATTATAACTTTTTTCTAATTGAACAAGAGTTTTATGTAATAACCTTACAGAATAGAGAGCCATGCAAACATATATATGACCTTTTTAACTTGTCAAGGAGAATACGTAGATTAACTTTCCATGAGTGGTAGTCTTCTTTTGTTAACTAAAATTATTTAGTTCTCATGTACGTGGGTAATTTTAGAACTTGGAAGTTGATCAAATTATTTTTACTACAATAGACAAGCTGATAAGTGTGCTTCACGAGGCATTTATGAAACTAAGCTCACAATGGAATTGCTAAGTACTGCATCTCATGCAATTGGTAATAATTGCAAGAAAGCTTCATAGGTATGTTCAATCAAGGGCTAACTGGATTCATGTGATGGTAGCATGGTGATGGTTTATCTGGTACTACATTGTTTCTTATTGTGTTGTTGGCTTGTTGATGAAAAACAAAATTTTCAGGTTTCCTACCCACACATGCTCTTCTTTTGTGAGATGTTCATCACCGTGGATGGCTTCAACAAGACCGGCATCCCCGGTCACTCTCTTGGAATTCATGGAGACCTACACACGAATCGACACGCCGACCAGGGTAGTCATCCTCGCATTGGTGATCCTTCTGCTCTCCAATGAGGCGTCAAATGTCCCGACTGGTTAGTTAGTTCTTCTCCCACTCCCCATTGACTGAAATTAGAGTGGATTATTGTTTTGTTCATGCAAATGAATTCACATATGGTGATTGATTTCTTCTTTGGTAACCCAACTAACGGATGGTAATCAATCTTCAAATACCAAAATCAAACGTACAAGGCAACAATCAATTCACGTATCACAATCAGATTCTTTTTTCGTACCCAGCTTAACTCACATATGGTAATCAATCTCCAAACAAAGGAAACAATTAACCTCTACATCACGTACCTAATAAGATGGATATGCATGAGAATATTAAATGTAATATTAACATGATTAATATTGAACTCTTAAAGTTAATGTgaccccgttgcaacgcacgggcgttcttCCAGTTATATATAGAGGTAAAGTGCAAACGTGAACGGCGAACTATGGGCCATTCCCATCGAAAGAACAGTGGATGACAAGCAGGGCGTCTCCCTCGGCGCTGGCGTCCGAGCCGGATGTTGTATCACGCTCGGAGACGAGAGATCTCTGGAAAATGTGTGCGCTAGACTGCAAATTTACGCCCTTTTCCCCTCTCTGCTACGTTCGTCAATGCCGTAACGTTCATCTGACTGTTTCCGTGACAATTGCGTTACTAAGCAGAGGCCCCTCTGGCCATCCTGGCGTGGCGTTCGCCACCGTTCCAGCGTGGATCAGTGCCTTTTAGCACCTTTCACCACTTTAGTTTTCAGTCGACGTGCTGCTATGTACGACCGCAGGAGATGATTATCAAGTGTGCGTCGGGTTTGCAGGACGTCTTGTGAACGTCATTTTTTTTCGAAACTCGGCCGCCTGAAGATCTCGATTTCTTAAAAAAGCAGAAGAGATTTTTTTTCTGGATGAAAGCAGAAGAGGGTTACATGGTCAATTTACGGAAACCCAGACTACAACCGTTACAACACGCTCAAAAGAAGGGCACCCCCACCTGAGCTGGCACGCACAAGACCCACACACACCGTCGAGGCGAGGACACCGTCGGGGTTGCATGATGTCATTGTCATCACCTCTCCCCGGGCAAGCGACTCTGACTTCAACGCGGACGATCCTTCAAGGCCCCTCCGAACGAACGATACACGGGAACCAAGTTGGCCACAGCCAAACAATCGGCTAACGATGACGAGGACGAGGCAGCTCTGACCTTGATAACGAGCATCGCAGGAGAAAAGGAGCACATCTCGTGCCGACAAAGTTCGAGTTACCCATCGCCTCACATCGTTGCTGCCATTACGCCCCGCAACGCCGCAACTCTGATTTCACGCTCAGGAGCAAGCCGACTGTCGAGGACAAAGACCAATCACAACCCTGCATATCTTGCCACCATCACCGTTGCTGCACACGTCGCGACCCCACAACCTCCACACTGCCGGCCGGTCACCTGCCAACCGCAGCGCCGTGAGCGTCTAGCACATGGAGAGCGCGAACCGGTTCCCAAGGTCTTCAAGACGACGCACCAAAGGGGGAAGCGACGATGTCGGCGCCATCGCCCAGCCCGACTGGGCCTTTGGCTTTCACATGAAGAGCTGGATCCGAGGGTGTGCAGGGCGTGGACTCCACAGTGACGCTTCCAAGGAGGTAACACGAAGTCCACGGACGCCCACGTCGTCGGCTGGCCAAAGCCCGGCAAGCTTTTGCCTGGAGCACCACCCAACACCACGCCCCCGCGCACCGCACCTCCGATAGCCTGCTCACCTCCTACGAAGTCACCGTGTCGTGACCAAGCAGAAGCCATCACCATCCTCGCCACCGGCCTAGACGCCGACAAGCCGAATCCGGACAAAGCCGTCCAGATCCGGCTGCACCGCCACCGAACCATCCTGACCAGCAGAGATGCCGCTGACGAAGAGTAGCAGCTAGCATGAAGCACACCACCAGAGCACTCGAAGGAGTCGCAGGAGTGACCAG
This genomic window from Aegilops tauschii subsp. strangulata cultivar AL8/78 chromosome 4, Aet v6.0, whole genome shotgun sequence contains:
- the LOC109785224 gene encoding uncharacterized protein; protein product: MVHAAARAMVGNEKTTLFREDRWIGGFRLCELAPRIYNRVPKRVRQSKLVAEAIRNNDWTGDIGTKLAPEALEEFLKLWPRIADVQLADDVEDSIRWMWEQNGKFSARLAYAAPFMGWEVSATVLDVG